A portion of the uncultured Bacteroides sp. genome contains these proteins:
- a CDS encoding FecR domain-containing protein, giving the protein MKTENTKKDERVRTQEEQRELDVFHDLLNCYLSGEPLADRERQMVEGIVAHKGEEATDADATEAGERVWSSLQKELDDKRRRRNPKVMHFPRYAVAAMIVVLIGIGSLLVYNTTQAGTPLNMEIVADAAMVAETLPDGSVVHLNVGSRLHYDKKKFNVRNREVWLVGEAFFEVAKNPEKPFLVHGDEITTTVKGTSFNVKAYPGTQTNVVSVRDGRVEVSTVKDGTLAVLTRNRQLTLNTKTHSCRTDSLEWQNAGGWIDGTTLVLNMAGLEEIKLKMKQYYGVELSVRGDALNEIKLCGKYSHKEGAKALLRQMCDIYGMEYSTKGNRIELYR; this is encoded by the coding sequence ATGAAGACTGAGAATACAAAGAAGGATGAACGGGTGAGAACCCAGGAAGAACAAAGGGAACTGGATGTTTTTCACGACCTGCTGAACTGCTATCTGAGTGGTGAACCGCTTGCTGATCGTGAGAGGCAGATGGTGGAGGGCATCGTGGCGCATAAGGGCGAAGAGGCGACGGATGCGGATGCCACGGAGGCAGGGGAGAGGGTATGGAGCAGTCTTCAGAAGGAGCTGGATGATAAGCGAAGACGAAGAAACCCCAAGGTGATGCATTTTCCCCGCTATGCGGTTGCCGCCATGATCGTGGTACTGATAGGCATCGGTTCGCTACTTGTATATAACACTACGCAGGCGGGTACACCGCTCAATATGGAGATTGTGGCCGATGCTGCTATGGTTGCTGAAACGTTGCCGGACGGTAGTGTGGTGCATCTCAATGTGGGCAGCAGGCTTCATTACGATAAAAAGAAATTTAATGTGAGGAATCGTGAGGTGTGGCTTGTGGGCGAGGCTTTCTTTGAAGTGGCCAAGAATCCCGAAAAACCTTTCTTGGTGCATGGAGATGAGATCACCACCACGGTGAAGGGAACTTCGTTCAACGTGAAGGCTTACCCTGGCACGCAAACGAATGTGGTGTCTGTAAGGGATGGCAGGGTGGAGGTGTCTACTGTGAAAGACGGAACACTGGCCGTGCTCACCCGCAACCGACAGTTAACGCTGAACACCAAAACACATTCGTGCCGGACGGATAGTCTGGAGTGGCAGAATGCAGGCGGATGGATAGACGGAACTACGCTGGTGCTCAACATGGCGGGTTTGGAAGAGATTAAGCTGAAAATGAAGCAATACTACGGTGTGGAGCTTTCGGTGAGAGGAGATGCCCTGAATGAGATAAAGCTTTGCGGCAAGTATTCGCACAAGGAGGGGGCAAAGGCACTACTTCGCCAGATGTGCGACATTTATGGAATGGAATACAGCACGAAAGGGAACCGGATAGAACTCTATCGGTGA
- a CDS encoding sigma-70 family RNA polymerase sigma factor → MRTDNQLLTDFLHHSDEKAFEEFYNRHQKSMYRKALHFLKDKDEAQDFLQDFWLKIIAYPERINVVKEESVLGYLSAMLVHDLYDYFRKKKLDTVCLDDTLLNDLQQSGDYHVNSVENDVNMNEFREKRESIIRALPESDRQIYTLYDKHHLEIPEIAKQYSLNKNTTRNRIAGISRYIESKLKLLYSSI, encoded by the coding sequence ATGAGAACAGATAATCAGCTGCTCACAGACTTTCTTCATCATTCCGACGAAAAGGCTTTTGAGGAATTCTATAACAGACACCAGAAAAGTATGTATAGAAAGGCACTTCATTTCTTGAAAGACAAGGATGAGGCGCAAGACTTTTTGCAAGATTTCTGGTTGAAGATAATCGCCTATCCCGAGCGCATCAATGTTGTGAAGGAAGAGTCCGTGCTCGGTTATCTGAGCGCCATGCTGGTGCACGACCTTTACGATTATTTCCGAAAGAAGAAGTTGGATACCGTATGTTTGGACGACACCCTGCTGAACGATCTGCAACAGAGCGGAGACTATCACGTGAATTCGGTAGAAAACGACGTGAACATGAATGAGTTCAGAGAAAAGCGTGAATCCATTATCCGTGCGTTACCCGAAAGTGATCGACAAATCTACACCTTGTATGATAAGCATCATCTAGAGATACCCGAGATAGCCAAGCAGTACTCCCTGAACAAGAACACCACCCGAAACCGCATTGCAGGCATTTCCCGCTACATCGAGTCAAAATTGAAACTGCTTTATAGCTCTATATAA
- a CDS encoding TonB-dependent receptor, translating into MEQRQKTLMCRCCMLLMMSFLLLSSVNAAPKIVGSVTNFPKETLIKRIQKIEQLKKLKISFDEAMVRNISVPPLEAGDKTVEEMLESSLKSTELSYIKYSESSYAIVRKKAEDDNKKKTKSTGTGNLSGFILDQKGEPLVGATVRIPNTQLGTVTNVEGKYSLKAVPVGTVTVEASYVSFETLKITEVKINPARTTELDLVMKEASEELGEVVVTAEYSDASAKGLYAKQRTMTAMSDGISADLIKKTSDNNVAQVLKRVSGVSIEDGKFVTVRGMGERYNNVQLNGTALPSTEPNRRNFAFDIIPSNLIENVTIAKTFTPDMQGEFTGGMVNVTTLSIPKERLLSLSVGSGLNTNSTGKTFMGGKRFKSDYFLGNSSERNWFGRDWVNDTYAGYWSNGSLKTEDAQKAYAMNAKIPNHWGLNKFTGAPTQNYALSVGLPFDLGNRNTLGVVVAATYRHEENTETAIEANYRGGDKKSQDGHNYKFATAIGAVANMGWERPGHKITWSNMFNNRFTQSNICRIVEADSYAPRLEEYSSPVRNALWQTRLDGEHKLLGDKLIFSWFADYNKLVRESHDDRLLTGTIKNYSSESKQAISDLVIENWGILNEGTVALSNGHIMYGDLSETKKNVGTNLTFPFLVVGNKQNLKAGYWGTFRTADYHQQFLRPQSSPNYNYYSALVPPSEFYSTENFANGNLVYNLAGKKANKVDYYKGDQKIHAAYLMGEFTFWKQLHLIGGVRMESTRMNVNTYFNKINIAVDSAVVRNYTDYLPAVTAVWNITSSINLRAAYGKTLARPDFRELTPFRYYNVGDRVTVAGMGALKPTYTDNVDLRLEWYPSAGEVVSVSAFYKKFKDPVELLCYDPNSSGSYDSFSFNLDKSTMKGLEFNLRKSFAFIAPASFLKDIYLNANATLLKGDVTYDLQRLIDIATGLNPDDVANAAATRNRPLQGMAPYMVNAGLNYSGKLLGAAVNYATTGRKLVQAAPQEYLDEYEAPRHMVDLQLSVRPWKGLEVKANASDILNQASIIYVNYNKTDGDLTDDMGYNKDKDVIRSKIKRGTSYSFSVSYNF; encoded by the coding sequence ATGGAACAAAGACAAAAAACGCTAATGTGCAGATGTTGCATGTTATTGATGATGAGCTTCTTACTTTTATCATCAGTGAATGCAGCTCCCAAGATTGTGGGTAGTGTCACGAATTTCCCTAAAGAGACACTTATTAAACGGATACAGAAAATAGAGCAGCTCAAAAAGCTGAAGATTTCTTTTGATGAGGCCATGGTGAGGAATATCTCTGTGCCTCCTCTGGAAGCCGGTGACAAGACGGTGGAAGAGATGCTCGAATCAAGTCTTAAGTCTACGGAATTATCTTACATAAAGTATTCCGAGAGCTCTTATGCCATTGTTCGCAAGAAGGCAGAAGATGACAACAAGAAAAAAACAAAGTCTACCGGCACGGGTAACCTTTCGGGGTTTATCCTCGACCAGAAAGGCGAACCCCTTGTAGGTGCCACGGTACGCATCCCCAACACACAACTGGGCACTGTTACCAACGTTGAAGGCAAATACTCCCTGAAAGCTGTCCCTGTGGGCACAGTAACCGTGGAAGCCAGCTATGTATCTTTTGAGACCCTGAAGATAACCGAAGTGAAGATTAATCCTGCCCGCACCACGGAACTAGACCTTGTGATGAAGGAAGCCAGTGAAGAGCTGGGCGAAGTGGTGGTGACAGCCGAATATAGCGATGCTTCTGCCAAAGGACTCTATGCCAAGCAGAGAACAATGACTGCCATGAGCGACGGTATCAGTGCCGATCTGATTAAAAAAACCAGTGATAACAATGTGGCGCAAGTGCTTAAACGAGTAAGTGGTGTGTCAATAGAAGATGGCAAGTTCGTAACCGTTCGCGGTATGGGCGAAAGATACAACAACGTGCAGCTCAACGGCACAGCACTGCCCAGTACAGAGCCCAACCGTCGTAACTTCGCTTTCGATATTATTCCGAGCAACCTGATAGAAAATGTCACTATTGCCAAAACCTTTACCCCCGACATGCAGGGCGAGTTTACCGGCGGTATGGTGAATGTCACCACTCTTTCCATTCCTAAAGAACGCCTTCTTTCACTTAGTGTCGGTTCTGGTTTGAATACCAACAGCACCGGCAAAACCTTTATGGGTGGCAAGCGCTTTAAGAGTGATTACTTTTTGGGTAACAGCAGTGAACGTAATTGGTTTGGACGTGACTGGGTTAATGATACGTATGCCGGTTATTGGAGCAATGGTTCATTAAAAACGGAGGATGCACAAAAAGCCTATGCGATGAATGCCAAAATACCTAATCATTGGGGATTGAATAAGTTTACCGGTGCGCCCACTCAAAATTATGCTTTAAGTGTAGGCCTACCTTTTGATTTGGGAAATCGCAATACACTGGGTGTGGTGGTTGCAGCTACCTATCGCCACGAAGAAAATACGGAAACGGCTATTGAAGCAAATTATCGCGGAGGTGATAAAAAGTCGCAAGATGGTCATAACTATAAATTCGCCACTGCCATAGGTGCGGTAGCCAATATGGGCTGGGAACGGCCGGGACATAAGATTACGTGGAGCAATATGTTCAACAACCGTTTTACGCAAAGCAATATCTGTAGAATTGTGGAGGCGGATAGTTATGCCCCAAGATTAGAAGAGTATAGTAGCCCTGTGCGCAACGCTCTTTGGCAAACAAGACTTGATGGTGAACATAAACTGTTGGGAGACAAACTTATCTTTTCATGGTTTGCAGACTATAACAAACTCGTTCGTGAATCTCACGATGATCGATTACTGACTGGCACAATTAAGAACTATTCCTCCGAAAGCAAGCAAGCAATTTCTGATCTTGTTATTGAGAACTGGGGAATATTAAACGAGGGTACAGTTGCATTGTCTAATGGGCATATAATGTATGGTGATTTGTCGGAAACAAAAAAGAATGTAGGAACCAATCTTACTTTCCCTTTTCTTGTTGTGGGCAATAAGCAAAATTTGAAAGCCGGCTATTGGGGTACTTTTCGTACCGCTGATTATCATCAACAATTTCTGCGCCCACAATCAAGTCCGAATTACAATTACTACAGTGCTTTAGTACCACCCTCTGAATTCTATAGTACAGAGAATTTTGCAAACGGAAATCTTGTTTATAATCTGGCAGGCAAAAAAGCAAATAAGGTTGATTATTATAAAGGTGATCAGAAAATACATGCTGCTTATCTGATGGGCGAGTTCACCTTTTGGAAACAACTTCATCTTATCGGTGGTGTGCGTATGGAAAGCACTCGAATGAATGTTAATACTTATTTTAATAAAATTAATATTGCAGTAGATTCTGCCGTTGTTCGCAATTATACTGATTATCTTCCTGCTGTAACAGCTGTTTGGAACATTACCTCTTCTATAAATCTGCGTGCCGCTTATGGCAAGACATTGGCTCGTCCTGACTTTCGCGAACTCACTCCTTTTCGTTATTACAATGTAGGAGATAGGGTAACGGTAGCTGGTATGGGTGCTTTGAAGCCAACTTATACAGACAATGTAGATTTACGTTTAGAGTGGTATCCTTCAGCAGGCGAAGTTGTCTCTGTTAGTGCGTTTTATAAGAAATTTAAGGATCCGGTAGAATTACTCTGTTACGATCCTAATAGCAGTGGTAGTTATGATTCATTCTCTTTTAACTTGGACAAATCTACAATGAAGGGTTTGGAGTTTAATTTGCGCAAATCATTCGCTTTCATTGCTCCGGCGAGTTTCTTAAAAGATATCTATCTGAATGCCAATGCCACTCTATTAAAAGGAGATGTTACTTATGATTTACAACGTTTGATTGATATTGCTACAGGCCTTAATCCTGACGATGTAGCCAATGCTGCAGCTACTCGTAATCGTCCCTTGCAGGGTATGGCTCCCTATATGGTGAATGCCGGATTGAATTATTCGGGAAAACTGCTGGGTGCTGCTGTAAACTATGCCACTACCGGCCGTAAACTGGTGCAAGCTGCTCCGCAGGAATATCTGGACGAGTACGAAGCTCCCCGCCACATGGTCGATCTTCAATTATCCGTTCGTCCGTGGAAAGGATTGGAAGTCAAGGCCAATGCTAGCGACATCTTAAACCAAGCCAGCATTATCTATGTCAATTATAATAAAACGGACGGAGATTTGACAGACGATATGGGTTATAACAAAGATAAAGATGTGATTCGTAGCAAGATAAAGAGAGGAACGAGTTACTCGTTCTCGGTGAGCTACAATTTTTGA
- a CDS encoding antitoxin HicB has translation MKTVEVIVEHAGKNLSAYIEGAPVITVGNDMKEIEENMKEAIELYLEDNPNPCEVLSGEFELKYRIDAATFINYYSNIFTKAALSRITGINERQLWHYAAGVHKPRRKQLEKIQEGIRSLTKELSAINLL, from the coding sequence ATGAAAACTGTAGAAGTAATTGTAGAACATGCGGGTAAGAACTTGAGTGCTTATATTGAGGGCGCTCCTGTGATTACTGTAGGCAACGACATGAAGGAAATAGAGGAGAATATGAAAGAGGCTATTGAACTTTATTTGGAAGATAATCCTAACCCTTGCGAAGTGTTGTCAGGTGAATTTGAGTTGAAGTATAGAATAGATGCTGCTACCTTTATTAACTATTATAGCAACATCTTTACCAAAGCCGCATTGAGCCGCATTACAGGAATCAATGAACGTCAATTGTGGCATTATGCAGCAGGTGTACACAAACCTCGTAGAAAGCAGTTGGAAAAGATTCAGGAAGGTATTCGGTCTTTGACTAAAGAATTATCGGCTATAAATCTGCTTTAA
- a CDS encoding FecR domain-containing protein translates to MINRKFEKQAKAMIKGITPESRVSRFLFVHELLRRYARGEATDREREMIETWRADEEGPLLSEQGEDLPSIALDRMGECIYRKVAVSQQFPQTDWNLVSQQPEVMSAVEEAMNDAILPKTTPKAKRPMRAIRVYGGIAAMIAIVFGIGMFQYYTKDTVLESEDQILSQQLPDHTKVQMNRDSRLLLSSNFNDHVREVEMRGEIFFDVAKNPQKPFIISHSVLQTQVKGTSFTISDYPELDISTITVRTGMVAVSKGGRRLATLLPNKQLLYNKITGKYTVREMDWHASSGWIDGRIVLIDANEKELALRIRQSFNKELVIENHAFGTNVCFNSEFSPHATLAEVMERLMLVYGAQYKMEGDRIIVYR, encoded by the coding sequence ATGATAAACCGTAAGTTCGAAAAACAAGCCAAAGCGATGATAAAAGGAATCACTCCCGAAAGCAGGGTGAGCAGATTTCTTTTTGTGCACGAGTTGCTGCGTCGCTATGCCAGAGGTGAGGCTACGGATCGTGAGAGAGAGATGATAGAGACTTGGCGTGCGGACGAGGAGGGACCTCTTTTGTCTGAGCAAGGCGAAGATCTGCCTTCCATAGCGCTCGATCGGATGGGTGAATGCATTTACCGTAAAGTGGCCGTTAGCCAACAGTTTCCTCAAACCGATTGGAACCTTGTGTCGCAGCAACCGGAAGTGATGAGTGCTGTAGAAGAAGCGATGAACGATGCTATCCTTCCCAAGACTACCCCCAAAGCAAAAAGGCCGATGCGGGCAATCCGTGTCTATGGCGGTATCGCTGCCATGATTGCCATCGTCTTCGGTATAGGAATGTTTCAGTATTACACCAAAGATACGGTGCTGGAGTCCGAAGATCAGATATTGAGCCAACAGTTGCCCGATCATACGAAGGTACAAATGAATCGTGACAGTCGGTTACTGCTGAGTAGTAATTTCAACGATCATGTTCGTGAAGTAGAGATGAGAGGAGAGATTTTCTTTGATGTGGCCAAAAACCCTCAGAAACCATTCATCATCTCACATAGTGTGTTGCAAACACAAGTGAAGGGCACTTCCTTCACTATTAGTGATTATCCTGAACTCGATATAAGTACCATCACCGTGCGCACAGGGATGGTGGCAGTAAGCAAAGGCGGCAGGCGGCTAGCTACGCTCTTGCCCAACAAACAGCTTCTCTACAATAAAATAACCGGAAAATATACGGTTCGAGAGATGGATTGGCACGCTTCTTCCGGATGGATTGATGGAAGAATTGTACTGATAGATGCCAACGAGAAAGAGCTCGCTCTGCGCATCAGGCAGTCTTTCAATAAAGAACTGGTGATAGAAAACCACGCATTCGGAACCAACGTCTGTTTCAACTCGGAGTTTTCTCCCCATGCTACACTGGCTGAAGTGATGGAGCGGTTGATGCTGGTGTATGGTGCGCAATACAAAATGGAGGGTGACCGGATTATCGTGTACCGGTGA
- a CDS encoding TonB-dependent receptor — MKSSSSKRTNLRFAVFLLTLLLWSPLCIHAQLIKRTFPQEKLSARIKQLAEITKKTITFDAAQVGNIVVPALAANNYNLEQILAGSLNTTGYTFKYTNNSYIIYRSAEDDNKKKTKSTGTGNLSGFILDQKGEPLVGATVRIPNTQLGTVTNVEGKYSLKAVPVGTVVVEASYVSFETLKITEVKINPARTTELDLVMKEASEELGEVVVTAEYNDASAKGLYAKQRTMTAMSDGISADLIKKTSDSNVAQVLKRVSGVSIEDGKFVTVRGMGERYNNVQLNGTALPSTEPNRRNFAFDIIPSNLIENVTIAKTFTPDMQGEFTGGMVNVTTLSIPKERLLSLSVGSGLNTNSTGKTFMGGKRFKSDYFLGNSSERNWFGRDWVNDTYAGYFDPSTGKLRQDEHIKDAYAMGAKIPNHWGLNKFTGAPTQNYALSVGLPFDLGNSNKLGVVVAGTYRHEENTETVVEANFRTSGKKTVDGHNYKFVTAIGAVANMGWERPGHKITWSNMFNNRFTQSNIGRVVESDSYGPIIEEYSSPVRNALWQTRLDGEHKLLGEKLLFSWFADYNKLVRESHDDRLATGSVLNYVSGTNQSLSDLMLSWPVYSYTDGPTNLAGGHIMYADLSEKKKNIGANLTFPFLVAGNKQNLKTGYWGTFRTADYQQQFLRPLEGPNYNYNMDALSGLPLSELYNTDNFANGNINYFMAGEKGDKVDYYKGDQKIHAAYLMGEFTFWKQLHLIGGVRMESTKTTVNTYYKVDKSLVDSAAVSDYTDYLPAISAVWNITSSLNLRAAYGKTLARPDFRELTPFRYYNVGDRVTVKGLGVLKPTYTDNVDLRLEWYPSAGEVVSVSAFYKKFKDPVELLCYDPNTSGNFALFSFNLDKSTMKGLEFNLRKSFGFIAPASFLKDIYLNANATLLKGDVTYDLQRLLDVATGLSADDVANTATNRNRPLQGMAPYMMNAGLNYSGKLLGAAVNYATTGRKLVQAAPKEMNDEYEAPRHVLDFQLSVRPWKGLEVKANASDILNQASIIYINSDGRGKDYTDDMGYNKDKDMIRSKIKRGTSYSFSVSYNF; from the coding sequence ATGAAAAGTAGTAGTAGTAAACGAACGAATTTGCGCTTTGCAGTGTTTCTTTTGACACTGCTGTTGTGGAGCCCTTTATGCATCCACGCACAACTTATTAAACGAACATTTCCTCAAGAAAAGCTCTCTGCACGTATCAAGCAGCTGGCAGAGATAACCAAAAAGACAATTACATTCGATGCCGCACAAGTAGGAAACATTGTTGTTCCTGCTTTGGCAGCCAACAATTACAATTTAGAGCAGATACTTGCCGGCAGCCTGAACACCACCGGTTACACCTTTAAATACACCAACAATTCTTACATCATCTATCGCTCAGCCGAAGATGACAACAAGAAAAAAACAAAGTCTACCGGCACGGGTAACCTTTCGGGGTTTATCCTCGACCAGAAAGGCGAACCCCTTGTAGGCGCCACGGTACGCATCCCCAACACACAGTTGGGTACCGTGACCAACGTTGAAGGCAAATACTCCCTGAAAGCTGTCCCCGTGGGCACAGTGGTGGTGGAAGCCAGCTATGTATCTTTTGAGACCCTGAAGATAACCGAAGTGAAGATTAATCCTGCCCGAACCACGGAACTAGACCTTGTGATGAAGGAAGCCAGCGAAGAGCTGGGCGAAGTGGTGGTGACAGCTGAATATAATGATGCCTCTGCCAAAGGACTCTATGCCAAGCAGAGAACAATGACTGCCATGAGTGACGGTATCAGTGCCGATCTGATTAAAAAAACCAGTGATAGCAATGTGGCGCAAGTACTTAAACGAGTAAGTGGCGTGTCAATAGAAGACGGCAAGTTTGTAACCGTTCGCGGTATGGGCGAAAGATACAACAACGTGCAGCTCAACGGCACGGCACTACCAAGTACAGAGCCCAACCGTCGTAACTTCGCTTTCGATATCATTCCGAGCAACCTGATAGAAAACGTCACCATTGCCAAAACCTTTACCCCCGACATGCAGGGCGAGTTTACCGGCGGTATGGTGAATGTTACTACTCTTTCCATTCCTAAGGAACGCCTTCTTTCACTTAGTGTCGGTTCCGGTTTGAATACCAACAGCACCGGCAAAACCTTTATGGGTGGCAAGCGCTTTAAGAGTGATTACTTTTTGGGTAACAGCAGTGAACGTAATTGGTTTGGACGTGACTGGGTTAATGATACGTATGCCGGTTATTTTGATCCAAGTACCGGAAAATTAAGACAAGATGAGCATATAAAGGATGCCTATGCGATGGGCGCCAAAATACCCAACCATTGGGGCTTGAATAAGTTTACCGGTGCGCCCACGCAAAACTATGCTTTAAGTGTAGGCCTGCCTTTCGATTTGGGCAATAGCAATAAACTGGGTGTGGTGGTTGCAGGTACCTATCGCCACGAAGAGAATACAGAGACTGTTGTAGAAGCAAACTTTCGTACTTCGGGTAAGAAGACAGTTGATGGTCATAATTATAAATTTGTCACTGCTATAGGTGCGGTAGCCAATATGGGCTGGGAACGACCGGGACATAAGATTACGTGGAGCAATATGTTCAACAACCGCTTTACGCAAAGCAATATTGGTCGAGTTGTAGAATCGGATAGTTATGGACCTATAATAGAAGAATATAGCAGCCCTGTGCGCAACGCTCTTTGGCAAACAAGACTTGATGGTGAGCATAAACTTTTGGGAGAGAAGCTGCTTTTTTCATGGTTTGCAGATTATAACAAACTCGTTCGTGAATCTCACGATGATCGCTTGGCGACAGGTAGCGTATTAAATTATGTGAGTGGCACGAATCAGTCTCTTTCTGATTTAATGCTTTCTTGGCCGGTTTATTCTTATACTGATGGGCCAACGAATCTCGCAGGTGGCCATATCATGTATGCTGATTTATCTGAGAAGAAGAAAAATATAGGTGCTAATCTTACCTTTCCTTTTCTTGTTGCGGGCAATAAGCAGAATCTGAAAACCGGTTATTGGGGCACTTTTCGTACTGCCGATTATCAGCAACAATTTCTGCGCCCATTAGAGGGGCCAAATTACAATTACAATATGGATGCTTTATCAGGATTACCGCTTTCTGAACTTTATAACACCGATAATTTTGCCAATGGAAATATTAACTACTTTATGGCAGGAGAAAAAGGAGATAAGGTTGATTATTACAAAGGTGATCAGAAAATACATGCAGCTTATCTGATGGGTGAGTTTACTTTTTGGAAACAACTTCATCTCATCGGTGGTGTGCGTATGGAAAGTACTAAAACAACTGTTAATACTTACTATAAGGTAGATAAATCTTTGGTTGATTCTGCTGCTGTAAGCGATTATACCGACTATCTTCCTGCTATATCAGCAGTCTGGAACATTACCTCTTCTTTGAATTTGCGCGCCGCTTATGGCAAGACATTGGCTCGTCCCGATTTTCGCGAACTCACTCCTTTTCGTTATTACAATGTAGGAGATAGGGTTACAGTAAAAGGTCTGGGAGTTTTGAAGCCAACTTATACAGACAATGTAGATTTACGTTTAGAGTGGTATCCTTCAGCAGGTGAAGTTGTCTCTGTCAGTGCGTTTTATAAGAAATTTAAAGATCCGGTGGAGTTACTCTGTTACGATCCTAATACTAGTGGGAATTTTGCCTTATTTTCTTTTAATTTGGATAAATCTACGATGAAGGGGCTGGAGTTTAATTTGCGCAAATCTTTTGGCTTCATTGCTCCGGCGAGTTTCTTGAAAGATATCTACTTGAATGCCAATGCCACCCTGTTAAAAGGAGATGTTACTTACGATTTGCAACGTTTGCTTGATGTTGCTACAGGCCTTAGTGCTGATGATGTAGCCAATACTGCAACTAATCGTAATCGTCCCTTGCAAGGTATGGCTCCCTATATGATGAATGCCGGATTGAATTATTCGGGAAAACTACTGGGTGCTGCTGTAAATTACGCTACTACCGGACGCAAATTGGTGCAGGCGGCCCCGAAGGAAATGAATGATGAGTACGAAGCTCCCCGCCATGTACTCGATTTTCAATTATCCGTTCGTCCGTGGAAAGGATTGGAAGTTAAGGCCAATGCCAGTGATATTTTAAATCAGGCTAGCATTATTTATATCAATAGTGATGGTCGCGGAAAAGACTATACGGATGATATGGGCTATAACAAAGATAAAGATATGATTCGTAGCAAGATAAAACGTGGAACGAGTTACTCGTTCTCGGTGAGCTACAATTTTTGA
- a CDS encoding ATP-binding protein: MYENHSLKDGYIPQQNQISIFFDPSLNKADTTKRVLADAIGRIEPLTMIQVSYVPIPESLKVIIALSAENMRLERPFCYKGRPYYRVESVTSTMPQTMYNQLLLYRDEAKYRWESFANDSLSLDDLDKDEIQKTVRLGIECGRLPESTGSDIPTILEKFGLMKNSKLNNAAAVLFANKELIDYPQCLLRLARFRGTDKREFIDNQRIQGNLFKQLDAAMAFMFKHLSLSGATDSLEREEHLTIPYKAIREGVINSLSHRLYRTASGSVGIAIYDDRLEIENTGALPADWNIEKMKSEHRSEPQNPMISSVLYKRKLLENWGRGISLMIEECKKANLPEPEFKVNGNFVVVTFRYGSENPTSTRQVPDK, encoded by the coding sequence ATGTATGAGAATCATTCTCTAAAAGATGGATATATACCGCAACAAAATCAAATATCCATTTTCTTTGATCCTTCATTAAACAAAGCGGACACTACCAAACGTGTCTTGGCTGATGCCATAGGTCGAATAGAACCGCTGACGATGATTCAAGTTTCATACGTGCCAATCCCCGAAAGTCTTAAAGTTATTATTGCACTTTCTGCCGAGAATATGAGGCTGGAACGTCCATTCTGTTACAAAGGTCGTCCCTATTACCGTGTGGAGAGTGTGACATCTACCATGCCGCAAACGATGTATAACCAATTACTATTGTATCGAGACGAGGCCAAATATCGTTGGGAATCATTTGCCAACGACAGCTTGTCTTTGGACGATTTGGATAAAGACGAAATACAAAAAACTGTTAGATTGGGTATCGAATGCGGACGTTTGCCGGAATCTACGGGAAGTGACATACCAACTATACTTGAAAAGTTCGGTCTGATGAAGAACAGCAAACTGAACAATGCCGCCGCCGTATTATTTGCAAACAAGGAGTTGATAGACTACCCACAGTGCTTGCTAAGGCTCGCTCGTTTCAGAGGAACAGATAAACGAGAGTTCATTGACAACCAGCGTATACAAGGCAATCTGTTCAAACAACTGGATGCGGCTATGGCATTTATGTTCAAGCATCTGTCTTTGTCAGGGGCAACAGACAGTCTGGAGCGGGAAGAACATCTGACTATTCCGTATAAGGCGATAAGAGAAGGGGTTATAAACTCACTGAGCCACCGACTATACCGGACGGCTAGTGGTTCGGTCGGAATCGCTATCTATGACGACCGTTTAGAAATAGAAAATACCGGAGCACTTCCTGCTGATTGGAATATTGAGAAGATGAAGTCCGAGCATCGCTCTGAACCTCAGAATCCGATGATTTCAAGTGTGCTTTACAAAAGGAAATTATTGGAGAATTGGGGACGAGGAATTAGCCTGATGATAGAAGAATGCAAAAAGGCAAACTTACCCGAACCAGAGTTTAAGGTTAACGGTAATTTTGTAGTGGTTACCTTCCGTTATGGCAGTGAAAACCCGACAAGTACCCGACAAGTACCAGACAAGTAG